The genomic region AAATTGCAGATATCATGGTAAACAGAAATTCAAGATTGATTGGTAACAAGCTGTATACTGTTGCCGATAAAAGTCTTTTCATCATAGATTTAAATCAAATCTTAGATGTCAAACAATGATTGAGGATTTTTCATTGACCTCCTCCCTTTAAACCGGACATTTTAAAACTAGAGAATTACGGGCCCTACCAATTCTGCCCGCTCAGCTTTAAAGCCGCAACTACGATATCCTTTCTGCTTATCTGCCCTACCAGGAGTCCGTTTTTCATTACCGGTAACCTGCGCCTGTTGTGCTTGTCGAAAATACCCGCAGCATCAAAAATGCTCATATCATCAGGAATGGTCTCTACTTCTTTGGTCATAAAACGCTCCACGTTCTTGTCCAGTATAGGTTGATTAAAATAGCGGCTTTCGGAAATGGTTTTCATACAATCCGCCTCGGAAATGATACCTACCAAAAAGCCATTATCGTCCATAACCGGCCCACCCGATATTTTATGTTTGGCAAAAGCTTCCATGACCTCCAAAATAGATTGGTCCGGGCTAAACGTCACCAATTTTTTGGTCATATAATCGGATACCAGAATGGGTGCATTGTATTCTTTCTTATTCACTGTTTTGGCTCTGGGGCCTTGAAAACTCTTAATTCCCATATGAATCTGATTTTTAGGTTGTTATTAAATATAGGGATTTTCTTTGAGCTTGTACAAATAAACTCGTTAAAACACATGAAAGGAGAAGAATTTTATATTTTTATAAAATAACGACCATACCATGCGTAGATTTTCCTCGATTACCACTTTACTACTGATTGTTCTGGCCATTTATTGGAGCTTTAAAGCTACTATGCCCACCTATTCGGAATACGTTGATATGCCCAAGAACGAATTCTCAACGGATAGGGCCCTGAAACACGTTGAAGCAATTTCAAAACAACCGCACGGGGTAGGTTTTCCCGCCCATACCAAGGTAAGGAACTACATCATTACTGCGCTTCAAGAACTCGGCCTGCAAACTTCCATCCAAGAAGGGTATACGGCCGGCGATTGGGGAAATTTGAGTAAGGCCACCAATATATTGGCCCGTATCAAAGGCTCTACCAACGAGAAAGCATTGGTATTATTGACCCATTATGACAGTAGTCCGCATTCATCTTTGGGGGCAAGTG from Costertonia aggregata harbors:
- a CDS encoding CBS domain-containing protein — protein: MGIKSFQGPRAKTVNKKEYNAPILVSDYMTKKLVTFSPDQSILEVMEAFAKHKISGGPVMDDNGFLVGIISEADCMKTISESRYFNQPILDKNVERFMTKEVETIPDDMSIFDAAGIFDKHNRRRLPVMKNGLLVGQISRKDIVVAALKLSGQNW